CAGCAGAGTTTGCATGAATAGCGCCCTTTGAAGCAGCCATATCTAATTTTTTAGTGGCAAGAATAAAGTGTTCTTTTGCTAAATTCTTATCTCCTTTTTCAACTGCTTCATTAAACTTCTTAATAATCGTTTTTAAATTTGATAAAATCATTTTATTTCTAAGAGTTTTCTTTTGAGAAACTAGAATTCTTTTTTTAGATGATTTAATATTAGCCATTCCTTCACCCCCTCAATCCCATTATACCAAAGGTAATTTTATCATGAATGAAGCTAAAATGCAACAAAAAATGAAATATGACCATCTTCTATAAAATAAATTTCTTTTTTATTATAGCAAAAAATGGATTAATTATTCTCAAAAATAAGGCATGAAT
The window above is part of the Garciella nitratireducens DSM 15102 genome. Proteins encoded here:
- the rpsT gene encoding 30S ribosomal protein S20, producing the protein MANIKSSKKRILVSQKKTLRNKMILSNLKTIIKKFNEAVEKGDKNLAKEHFILATKKLDMAASKGAIHANSAARKKSTLSKKLNAM